One genomic window of Procambarus clarkii isolate CNS0578487 chromosome 43, FALCON_Pclarkii_2.0, whole genome shotgun sequence includes the following:
- the LOC138349975 gene encoding uncharacterized protein translates to MAERKRIVFKSSKKSSISKVEIITVASNDVASLTARHPVGIVVAEKRNPLEILHSEQKSRPVLISGCPLPQVLPPEYEAATDTASKKEKSKKNSKAKIFRPRKYVNQKSLRNPPKAITFSTDHNVEADRPYNPQNYITPSQDFESLRQSHTLHSGDGNIINADENRSDAILSGGPRYVVVSQGMRNKADPGFAHNVCSFSVDKFPLPCNSENSSMPSGSEELNSSEGKGATINLGKQFPLKNVSECYTKASSIARASEVSTSDTVCDEDTISSEHLMTVRVRKSRHLTA, encoded by the exons ATggctgaaagaaaaagaattgtatTTAAATCATCTAAGAAAAGCTCAATTTCAAAG gtgGAAATCATCACAGTTGCAAGCAATGATGTAGCTTCACTCACTGCACGACATCCAGTTGGGATTGTCGTTGCAGAAAAGAGAAACCCATTGGAAATATTACATTCAGAGCAGAAGTCAAGACCAGTTCTTATATCAGGATGCCCTCTCCCTCAAGTTCTACCTCCAGAATATGAAGCTGCTACTGATACTGCCTCCAAAAAAGAAAAATCTAAAAAGAATTCTAAGGCTAAAATTTTCCGACCAAGGAAGTATGTAAACCAGAAATCATTGAGAAATCCTCCCAAAGCTATAACCTTCAGCACTGACCATAATGTTGAAGCAGACAGACCATATAATCCCCAAAACTATATAACTCCATCTCAAGATTTTGAGTCTTTAAGGCAGTCACACACATTGCACTCAGGTGATGGAAATATTATAAATGCAGATGAAAATAGATCTGATGCTATCCTTAGTGGTGGTCCTCGTTATGTTGTTGTGTCTCAGGGAATGAGAAATAAAGCTGACCCAGGTTTTGCTCATAATGTTTGCAGTTTTTCAGTGGACAAGTTTCCATTACCATGCAATTCAGAAAATTCAAGTATGCCTTCAGGTTCAGAGGAATTAAATTCAAGTGAGGGCAAAGGTGCAACAATTAATTTAGGTAAACAATTTCCTCTGAAGAATGTTTCAGAATGTTACACTAAGGCAAGTTCTATTGCAAGAGCCAGTGAAGTGAGCACATCTGATACCGTATGTGACGAAGACACAATTTCTTCTGAACATCTCATGACAGTGCGAGTAAGAAAGAGTCGACACCTAACAGCTTGA